Part of the Tissierellales bacterium genome is shown below.
TGTTTTCAAATCTAAATTCTATTCCATCGCCTGATTCTAATCCTCTAGACGATTCTATAATCCAATTATTTTTATTTTTTGAAGCTCTCACTCTTCCAAGTTCTATGCCTCTATTATTTGGTTTGTCTTCCGAAAAATAGTCAGCTCCCCTATCATTAAATGCTAGACCTTCTGTAAATCCTCTATTGAAAATTTGCATAAGCTCTTCTATCATTTTATCTGATGAATCTCTTTCTGTCTCTTCCAATTTTGTTTTATAATGATTTACTACCGTCGCCACATATTCAGGCCTTTTCATCCTACCTTCTATTTTGAGAGAATGTACTCCAGCTTCTAAAAGTTCTGATACTTTATCTATAGTACAAAGGTCTTTAGGACTTAGATAATATTTTGTTTTTCCTATAGTATTTTCACTATCTACATTTACTATTTCATATGGAAGCCTGCATGGCTGAGCACATCGTCCCCTATTTCCACTTCTTCCACCTAACATACTGCTCATCAAGCACTGTCCTGAATATGATTGACAAAGCGCTCCATGTACAAATACCTCTAACTCTGGTCCCACTTTAGATGCCTTTAAAATCTCGCTGATTTTAACTTCTCTTGCCAACACCACTCTAGAAAATCCCATTTTCTGGCAAACAGCAACCCCACTCGCATTGTGTATACTCATCTGAGTACTCGCATGAATCTCGAATTCAGGGCAATACTTCCTCAATATATAGTATAGACCTAAATCTTGAATTATAAGCGCATCTACACCAGCTTCGTACAAATCTTTTATGTATTCTAGTGTTTCTTTTAGCTCCTCATCTTTCAATAAGGTATTCATAGTTATATAAATTTTTACGCATCTCAAATGTGCATATTTAACTAATTCTCTAATTTCATCTATCTCAAAATTTGAAGCATAATGCCTCGCATTAAACAATTTTCCACCCATGTATATAGCATCTGCTCCAGCTGATATCGCTGCAAAAAAAGATTCTCTACTTCCTACTGGCGCTAATATCTCATATTTTTTCATATACTTCCTCCAACATTAAAATCTATTGCACTCAAAACAAAAGAGTAGGCGATAAACTCTACTCTTTCATTCTACTAACTAATTCTGTTAATTCCTTTTTGACTTGAAGATATTTATGTTCTACCTCAAAAATCTTTTCCTGAGCAATTTTCAATTCTTCTTCAATTTTTGCTTTTTTGTTGTCATGTGTTTTCATCTCATTTATTTGTACTTCCATAGTCTTCTTCTGCTCAGCTATAGTCAATTCTAGCTTGTGTTTATCTTCTATTAATTGTTTCTGTTTTTCTTTTAATTTTTCAAAAACATCCTCATGTCTATCTACTTCTTCCCAGCGTTTTTTAAAATCGTCTAGTTCTTTCTCAAGTTTATGATTTTCACGTCTCTCTTTATTCAAATCATCAGCTAATGTAAACGCAGCTAAAACTGCAGCCATACTGTCGCTAAGCTTTGAATTATTTTTCATAATCTCTGAAACTAGCTCATCAATATGCTTGCCTATTCCCTGAATATAGCTTTCCGGTTCTTCTCCTACGATTGTATAATCTCTTCCGTTTATTTTGACGATTACTTTATGGCGTTCACTCATAAAATCGCTCCTTTTTTCTCATTATATAACCATTATATCTATATTGTAGCAATTATTCAATAGAACAATTGTATAATAGCTAGTGTTACATGCCCCCACTAAACCTATATAAATAAAGGAGCGTGTTTTCTCGAAATAATTTTGATAAAAAAACTGCTAGAACTTAAATAGTCTAGCAGTTTAATTTGCATATAGTATAATTGTTATTTTCTAAGTGTAGCTGAAAGCTTTTCTTCTAGTGCTGTCAGTATTCCATCGTGTGTTTCTTTTATATCATCATCTTGTAATGTTTTTTCATAAGAACGATAATGTATTGAATAAGCTACACTCTTTTTGTCAGCATCAATTTGCTCACCAGTATATATATCAAATAGTGAAACATTCTCAACTAATTGACCACCTACGCCTTTTATTACCTTCTCTATTTCTCCTACTGGTAAATCTCTCTCAACTACAAGAGCTATATCTCTAGTAATTGCTGGATATTTAGGAAGTGCTTTATACGTTCTAGTCAGTGTAGTAAGTGATACTAATAATTCTACATTAATTTCTGCAACATAAACTCTTTCTTTGATACCATAGTTTTCTAATACCTTAGGATGAACTTCTCCAAGTGTTCCTAATAACTGATTGTTTCTAGTTAAATTAGCTGTTCTACCTGGGTGGAATGCAGTATTTAATTTTTCAGCAGAATACTCGCATCCATCTATACCCAATCTCACTAATATTTTTTCCACCATGTCTTTCATTTTAAAGAAATCTACATCATTTCCATAAAGTCCAAAACATAAAGATTTTATTTCATGAGGAAGTGTAAGCAATTCTTCATTAGTAGGTATAAAACTATTTCCAAGCTCATAAGCCCACGCTTTATCTACACCATGTTTATAGTTTTTAGATAATACTTCAAGCATGTTAGGCATAAGAGTCGTTCTCATCACACTGAAGTCTTCTCCAAGTGGGTTTAGAATTTTTACTACTTTTCTCTTTATGCTATCTTCAGGCAATTCTATTTTGTCATATGCTTTCGGACTTATAAATGAATATGTTGTTATCTCATTTAATCCCTGACCATGAAGTACTTCTTTTATTAAGTCTTCTATTTTTCTTGAATCTGATTTCTCACCCTTAGTAAGTGGGCCTAAGAAAGGTTTAGGCTCGATTCCATCAAATCCATTAATTCTACCGATTTCTTCAATCAAATCTGCTTCAATCTTGATATCATTTCTATAAGTAGGTATAGTTGAAACGATAACTCCATCTTGAATTCTAGATTCAATTTGAAGGTAATTTAGTATTTCTACCATATCATCTACCGCAATAGTTGTTCCTAAAAGTTTTTCAACTCGCTCAGGTCTAACACTTACTTCCCAAGCAGTTCTCTTAACTGGATAAGTGTCAATTTGACCCTTTACAATCGTTCCTGCTCCAATTTCTTCTATCAACTGACATGCTCTATCACAAGCCTTGTCAACCATTCCTGGATCTAAATCTTTTTCGAACTTAGCAGATGCATCAGTTCTCATTCCAAGTGCTTTTGCCGTAAGACGAATGTTTCTTCCATTGAAATTAGCAGCTTCTAAGAATATAGTTTTTGTATCGTCTGACACTTCACTATTTCCGCCACCCATAACTCCAGCAATAGCAACTTCATTTTCTGCATCGCAAATCATTAGCATATCGTTTGTAAGTTTTCTCTCTTCATCGTCTAATGTAGTAAATACTTGACCATCTTGAGCTCTTTTTACGATTATCTGTTTTCCCGCAAGTTTATCATAATCAAATGCATGAAGCGGCTGACCCATTTCCATCATTACATAATTTGTTACATCAACTATATTGTTTATAGGTCTAATTCCAACATCCATAAGTCTTTTTTGCATCCAGTATGGGGATGCTTCAATTTTTACATCTTTTATAACTCTACCATAATATCTATTGCAAAGATTCTCGTCTTTGATTTCAATAGAGTCCATATAGTCTTTTATATCATCGACTTCGTTTTCAATTTTTATCTCTGGTAATTTCACTGGAGTTCTAAATGTTGCTGCAGTCTCTCTTGCCATACCAATTATACTTAAGCAATCTGGACGGTTAGGTGTTATCTCAATATCTAAGACTTCTCCTCTAAGCTCTAGTGCTTCCTTGACGTCCATCCCTGGAGTCAATCCTTCATGTAATATCCAGATACCATCTTTACTTCCCTTTGGAGTTACTGAATCATCTATTCCAAGTTCTTGTGTAGAACACATCATTCCATTAGATGGTACACCTCTTAATTTACCTTTTTTGATTTTAACTCCACCTGGTAATCTAGCTCCTACCAATGAAATTGGAACGTAATCTCCAACACTTATATTGTTAGCTCCTGTTACTATCTGTAGAAGTTCTTCTTCCCCTACATCTACCTGTGTCACAACTAATTTGTCTGCATCAGGATGTTTTTCTATACTCTGAATGTGGCCTATTACCACCTTTGTAAATTCTTTTTCTAAAGGAATAATAGCATCGACATGAGAACCAGTTAAAGTCAATCTGTCTGATATTTCCTTTGTTTCATTTTCTATTTGAACATATTCTTTAAGCCATTGAATTGGTAATAACATATTCTTCCTCCCTCTCTAGAATTGATTTAAAAATCTCATATCGTTATCGAATAATAATCGAATATCTTTTATGCCATGCTTAACCATTGTAATTCTATCGATTCCACAGCCGAATGCAAATCCAGTGTATTTTTCTGGGTCAATTCCACAATTTCTAAGCACTTCTGGGTGTACCATTCCGCAACCTAGAAGTTCCATACTCCATCCTGTACCGTGACACTCCGAGCATCCATCTCCTTTACATGCCTGACAAACAACGTCAACTTCTGCACTAGGCTCTGTAAATGGGAAGTAATGAGGTCTAAATCTAGTCGGAAGTTCTTCTCCAAATAGTTCCTTTATAAATCTATCTATCGTATCTTTTAGATTTGCCATTGTAATACCTTCCCCAACAACAAGACATTCCATTTGATGGAACATAGGAGAGTGAGTATCATCAACATCATCGAATCTAAATGTTCTACCCGCTGATACTATTTTAATTGGTGGTTGCATCTGACGCATAGCTCTGATTTGTACTGGAGATGTTTGAGTTCTAAGTAGTATATTGTCCCCTATATAGAATGTATCAGTCATATCTCTAGATGGATGGTTCTCTGGAGCGTTTAATGCGTCAAAGTTATTTGCGACAGTCTCGACTTCTGGGCCGTCAACTACATCAAATCCCATATTTCTAAATATATTTTCAAGTTCTTCTATCGTTTGAACTAGAGGATGTCTATGTCCTGTCATTGTAGCTTTAGCTGGCATAGTAACGTCTATTTTTTCTTTTTCTAATTTAGCTGTTAATGCCTTTTCTTTCATATTTACTTTTAAATCTTCTATTTTGTTTTCTATAGCAGATCTAACTTGGTTTGCCATTTCTCCAATAACTGGGCGCTCTTCTTTTGAAAGGTCTTTCATACCCTTTAGTATCTGTGTAAGCTCACCTTTTTTACCTAAATATTGGACTCTTAGATTATCTAGATTACCTAAATCTGCTACTTGATCCAATGCTTCTAATGCCTTTGCCTGTATTTGATTTAATTTTTCCTTCATACAAAGCCACTCCTTTCCCTTACTTAAAATCTAGCCTTTACAGCTGATTGAATTTAAAATTGATTGTGAACACCATAAATAATTGCAATAAAAAAACTCCGTCTCCAAAAAGGGACGAAGTTATTCCGCGGTACCACCCTGATTCACTCTTACGAGGCTCTCAAATTGTTAACGAACCGTAGTCCGGCAAAACCCTAATACTATTTCAGGTCTGCAGTTCAAGAGTGAACTTCAGCAATAGTTATACTTAAGAACTCTTACAGCCTTGAAGTTCTCTCTCTTTAAGTTCACTATACCTACTCTCTCTATCTATACTTTTACTTTAGTCTATAAACTATTTAATTTTAGTGATTCTTTCAATTTAGGACTAATTATATCATCCTTTTTCTAGTTTGGCAAGTATACTTTAGTCTGAATTTCATGCAGTATTATACCTGTAGCAATCGCTGCATTAAGGGATTCTGCTGCCCCTAGCATTTTTATTTTTAATAGTTTATCTGATAAATTAAATAATTCATCATCAACTCCATTAGCTTCATTTCCTATAATCAATATATTTTTAGAATCAAATTCGGTTTCATGCAAGTACTCTGATGCTTCCAAATTTGTTGCAAAAACTCTATATCCTGATTTTTTTATATTTTCCAAATCTACAAATATATCTTCTGATTTAAACAAAGGCATTCTAAGTATAGAGCCCATAGTAGATCTTACAACTTTTGGATTGAATGGATCTGCACTTCCTATTCTAAATATTATCCCATCTACTTTCAATGCTTCTGCCGTTCTTATTATCGTCCCGATATTTCCAGGATCCTGAACCCTATCAAGTAATAGCAATGTTGATTTTTCTCTATCTAGTTTCATAAAATCATCTAAACATGACCATTTTTGATTCAATACAGCTAGAATTCCTTGGGTTTGCTCAGTGTCAGAAATCTCCTTAAATAGAGGTTTTGGAAGCTCAAATCTAATTATTTTGTTATCCTCAAGTTTCTCAAGTAGTGCTCTCTCTTCGCTTTTCATTCCAAAACCAGTTTGATAAAACACCTTTATTATATCATCTGGGTTTCTAAGCGCTTCTTCTACTAATTTTATTCCCTCAATATAATACGAATTGGCTTTTTTTCTTCCACGACTAGTTTTGAGTGCTAATGCTTCTTTATATTGTTTATTTTGCTTACTTTCAATCAACATTAATCATTTTTCTCCAATTTTTGTAAATCCTTATTATTACCTATAACAATTAATATATCATCTGCCTTAATTTTTTCGTCAGCATATGGAGATATATTCAGCTCCTCGCCTTGCTTTATTGCTATGACATTTATACCATGACTAACTGGCAATTTAAGCTCTCTAAGTGTCTTATCTCTCCACTCCTCTGGAACGACAATTTCCACTATACTATAGTCTGGAGCAAATTCTATATAGTCTAATATATTTGATGAAACTAAGTTGTGTGCAACCCTAGCTCCCATATCTCGCTCTGGAAATACAACTTTATCAGCACCGATTTTTTGAAGAACTTTTGCATGAACCTCATTTTGTGCTTTTGCTATAACTAACTTTACACCCAATTCTTTAGCTATAAGTGTAGCCATTATAGATGCCTGCATATTAGAACCAATTGTTATAACTGCAACATCAAAATTGCTTATTCCAAGTGTTCTAAGAGTATTTTCATCTAAGGCATCTGCTTGAACTGCATGAGTAACGCTACTCGCTAAATCTTGAATTCTCTCTTCACTACTATCTATAGCCATGACATCATACCCTAATCCATAAAGTGTCTGTGCCAAACTCGTACCAAATCTTCCACATCCTACTACGACAAATTGTCTCATCTGTCTTCCTCCTAACCTACTATAATGCGTTCTTCTGGATATCTAAACTGTCCTTTGTTTTTCTTTTGTCTCTGAGCAAATGCAAATGCCATAGTTAGTGGTCCTAATCTTCCAACAAACATAGTCAATGTAATTATAAGTCTTCCGACTACAGTGAGATTAGGTGTAAGCCCTCTACTGAGTCCTACAGTCGCAAATGCAGATACAGATTCAAAAAATATATCTAAAAAACTAGCTGATTCTGTAATTGAAAGTGCCATAGTAACAACACTTACAATTCCCATAGCTATACCAACTACCGTCATTGATCTAAGTACTATCTCACTAGGTAATCTTTTCTTAAATGCTTCTATATCCGTTTTACCACGAACAACAGATATCATAGCATAAATTAGAGCTCCAACGGTCGTTGTTTTTATTCCACCCGCTGTTGACCCTGGTGATCCACCTATAAACATAAGTACTATTATAATAAATGCCGATGCATTTGTTATTCCAGCCATATCTATACTATTAAAACCAGCAGTTCTAGGTGCCATTGATTGGAAAAATGCGGCAAAAAGCTTTTCACCAAAATTCAATGAACCAAATGTAGCTGTATTATTGTATTCAAATATAAAAATCAATACGAATCCCAAAAGAAGCAATGCTCCCGTTATAACCAATACCATTTTTGTATGTAATGAGAACTTTCTTCTTGCGCCTTTGTGAAGTATTCTATCCGTAACATTAATATAAACCGAATAGCCAAGGCCACCAAATATTACAAGTAAACTCATAACTATATTTACTATCGGGTCTCCTACGAATTCAACCATACTGCTTCCAGTCAAATCAAATCCAGCATTACAAAATGCTGAAATAGAATGAAAAACAGCATACCAGATTCCCTTTACAGGGTCATTGTAATGAGGTACAAAAGTAAATGCTAATCCAATAGCTCCCATAAGCTCCACAAAAAAAGTTGATAATATAACATACTTTGTAAGTTTAACAAGTCCTTGCATCGTAAATTGGTTTAATTCTTCTTGCATTATAAGTCTTTCTTTTAAAGTAATTCTTCTTCCCAATAATAATGCAACTAATGTCGCCATAGTCATAAATCCTAAGCCACCAATTTGTATAAGTACAAGTAAGACAAACTTGCCAAATAATGTCCAATGCGCAGCTGTATTTACAACTGAGAGCCCAGTAACACATACCGCTGATGCGGATGTAAACAAAGCATCAATAAATCCTATACTTTTACCGTCCATAGATGCTATAGGCAAGTTTAAAAGTGTTGCTCCAATCATAATCAAAATAGCAAAACCTAAAACCAACACCTGTGCAGGTTCTAATTTTAATTGCTCTATACTCGATTTAATGTCGATTTTAAACATCCCCTTACTTCAAAATCATCTATTATCTATAGTGATTTTTCACGTCAATTTTTAGCAATTCTCAATTCATTTTTTCATTATATCACTTTTTCATAAGTTTTCAAAGTTTGACAAAATATCTTCTAAATAAAAAAGGGCCTAGGCCCTTTAAAATTCCAATTATAATTGGTTTTTAGCTAATTCAACTAATGCGCTGAAGCCTTGTGGATCATAGATTGCCATTTCAGACAATACTTTTCTGTTGATCTCAACGTTAGCTTTTTTCAAACCGTTGATGAATCTGCTGTAGCTTAAACCATTGATTCTAGCTGCTGCATTGATTCTAGCGATCCATAATTTTCTAAAATCTCTTTTCTTTAACTTACGTCCTGTGTAAGCATATTTTAACGATTTCATAACTGCTTGGTTAGCTGGTTTGAAGTTTTTGCTCTTCGCGCCATAGTAACCTTTAGCAAGTTTTAAGATCTTTTTATGTTTTTTCTTTGCGTTTAATGCCTTTTTAACTCTTGCCATCTGAACTCAGCCTCCTCTTTAAAATTCTCTCTAGTATGGTAATAATTGAGCTATTCTCTTCATATCGCTATCGCTAACAATCTTAGCTTTTCTAAGATTTCTTTTTCTCTTAGGTGATTTTTTAGTCAAAATGTGACTTGTATAGTTACTTCTTCTTTTTAATTTACCTGTACCAGTCTTTTTGAATCTTTTTGCTGCACCTCTATGAGTCTTCATTTTATTCTTAGCCATGAATAAGTCCTCCTCTCAATTATGATTTCTTTGGTGTTAACACCATAGTCATATTTCTGCCTTCAAGTTTTGCTTTCTTCTCAACATCGCTGATTTCCGAAACCCTCTCGGCAAATTTATTTAAAACATCAAAGCCAATATCAGTATGACCCATCTCGCGTCCTCTAAATCTAACGGTCACTTTTACCTTATCACCTTTAGATAAGAATTTGCTCGCGTTGTTGGCCTTGACCTCGATATCATGATTATCAGTTCTTGGTGTCATACGGATCTCTTTTACATTTACTGTTTTTTGCTTTTTCTTAGCTTCTTTTTCTTTCTTCGCTAAATCGTATTTGTACTTTCCGTAATCTAAAATCTTGCATACCGGTGGTTTAGCATTTGGTGATACCTTAACCAAATCCAATTTCTTTTCATTGGCAAGTCTCTGAGCTTCCTTTCCAGGTACTACTCCTAACTGATTGCCCTCGTCGTCAATTAATCTTACTTCTCTGTCTCTAATTTGTTCATTAATTTGAAGTTCCTTAATAAAAAACACCTCCTATTAGTCCTAGCTAATGGTAACTTGTATATAAAAAGCGGATAGCTAAAACTGCACAGCCATCCGCCAAAAGTCTAATCAAATCTTCGTTCAAACTTTAATATTAACCTCATTAGCCTTGCCATAAGGTGAGAAGCGGATAACTTCTACTTGCTTTACTTGATAAGTATACTCTACTCAATTCTATTTGTCAAGCTCTTTTTTATAATGTGATGTATCTCCATACAATCTCACATCGTAATCATCCAAACTTTTAAAATCTACAATGCTCAGACTTGTTGGTTTCACAAAGTTTTCCCACAATGTTTCAATCCCCAATTTCATAAAATAGTTCATCAAAACTTTCACTACTATTCCATGAGCTACGATCAAAATATTGCCTTCTTTTTCTTCACCAATTTTTTTGATAGTGGCAAGAACTCTTTCCTCTACTGATTCAAATGTTTCTCCATCTATCGGTTTATACAGTTCTGGTTGATTCCAAAAATTATGAGATTCCTCAGGGAATTTCTCATCTATTTCATCTATTCTCCAGCCTTCCCAAATTCCAAAATTACATTCTCTCAAATCATCTATAGTTTGAATTTCTATCTTCCTATCAGCCCTTAGTATTTCAGCTGTAGTTTGTGCTCTTTCAAGCGGACTTGCATATATTGCATCAAACTCAACATCTATAAGTGCCGTACTAAGCCACATAGCTTGCTGTAAACCTAGCTTTGTAAGTGCAGAATTCTTACTACCTTGCAATCTGCGCTCTTCATTCCACTGCGTTTGCCCATGACGTGTAATATAAAGTTTTGCCATAAACTACTCCTCCTCATATAGCATCAAGGATCAAGGGGCTATTCGCCCCTTTTCTATTTCTAAAGTGAATTTTGTTTTTCTCTAATTTCTTTACTAATTTTTTCTACAAACTCATCTAAAGTCGAGCTTCCTAAGTCACCCTTATCTCTAGATCTAACTGCAACAGCATTAGCTTCTGCTTCTTTCTCGCCAATAACTAACATATATGGAACTTTTTCTAATTGAGCTTCTCTTATTTTATAACCTATTTTTTCTGCTCTATCGTCTAATTCTACTCTTATGCCTAAATCAAATAATTTATCCTTAATCTCTTTAGCGTATCCTATGAATTTATCAGAAATAGGTAAAATTTTCGCTTGAACTGGAGCTAACCATGTTGGGAACTTACCAGCATAGTGCTCAATTAATATACCCATAAATCTTTCAATACTACCAAATGCAACACGGTGAATCATAATAGGTCTATGTTTTTCACCATCTTTACCGATATAAGTTAAATCAAATCTTTGTGGCAATTGCATATCTAATTGAATTGTTCCGCATTGCCATGTTCTTCCAATAGCATCTTCTAAGTGGAAATCTATCTTAGGACCATAGAATGCTCCATCACCTTCGTTAACTACGAAGTCAACACCAAGTTCCTCTAGCGCTCCTCTTAATCCATCCTCTGCTAATTCCCAATCTTCATCTGATCCCAATGATTTCTCTGGACGAGTTGAAAGTTCTAAATGATACTTAAATCCAAATGTCTTGTAAACTTCATCAATAAGCTGTGCAACACCTTTGATTTCATCTTTGATTTGTTCTGGAAGCATGAATATATGAGCATCATCTTGAGTAAAGGCTCTTACTCTCATAAGTCCATGTAGTGCTCCAGAAAATTCATGTCTGTGAACTCTACCAAGCTCTCCAACTCTCATAGGGAAATCTCTATATGAGTGCATCTCTGTCTTGTATGCAAGCATTCCACCTGGACAGTTCATTGGTTTGATCGCAAAATCCTCTTCATCAATTTGAACAGTATACATGTTCTCTTTGTAGTGATACCAGTGACCTGATGTCTCCCAAAGTTTTCTATTCAATATGATTGGAGTTTCTATTTCAACGTATCCCGCTTTTCTATGAACCTGTCTCCAGTATGCTAATAATTCGTTTTTAAGATCCATTCCTCTTGGTAAGAATATAGGGAAACCTGGGCCTTCTTCTGGTAATGAGAATATACCAAGTGCTGGTCCTAATTTTCTATGATCTCTCTTCTTAGCTTCTTCTATTCTCTCTAAGTAAGCTTCTAATTCTTTGTTTTTCTCAAAAGAGATACCGTAAATTCTTTGAAGCATTTTATTTTTTTCGTCGCCTCTCCAGTATGCTCCTGCTATACTAGTAAGTTTAATAGCCTTAACTTTCTTTGTAGAAGACAAGTGAGGACCTGCACATAGGTCTGTAAAATCTCCCTGTCTGTAGAAAGATATTATAGAATCTTCTGGTAAATCAGTTATAAGTTCTACCTTGTAATCTTCTCCTTGATCTGCTACAAATTTAAGAGCTTCTTCTCTTGACAATTCAAATCTCTCAATTTCTATGTTTTCTTTTGCAATTTTTTTCATTTCTTTTTCTATTTTCTCTAAATCTTCTTGAACAAATCTATGCTCAACATCGATATCATAGTAAAATCCATCTTTTATTGCAGGTCCTATAGCCAATTTTGCATCTGGATATAGTCTTTTAATAGCCTGAGCCAACATATGTGCACTTGTATGCCAGAAAAAATGTTTTCCATCTGCACAATCTGCTTTAAGCAGCTCAATTTCACCATCTTCTTCTAATTTGGATTTCAAATCAACAAGCTGTCCATTGAATTTAGCTCCAACAACAACTCTAGCAAGCCCTTCGCTTATTCCACGAGCAAAATCCAATACGCTCGTTTCTTTTTCTACCTCTTTAATTGATCCATCAGGTAATTTAATATTAATCATTGCCATTTGCTCTTCCTCCTTTATTTCATCATATATTATCTTTTGCAAGCTCTGTATTCATCAATTCCACACTTTTTTTACAAATAAAAAAACTCTACATCCTGCTAGGGACGAGAGTTATCGCGCGGTACCACCCTACTTAAGAAAAACATTGTCTTTCTTCAGCTCACGATTATAACGTAATCAACGGACATTCTTACACCTTATATAATCAAGGCTTTCGAACTCAGCTCAGGGTTAGTATTCAACCAAACAGTACTTAGAATGATTCCAGCCTAGTCATTCCTCTCTAGAAGCCTTTTTTAGTTTACTCGTCCCTTCACAGCTTTTATCTTTTGTTTTATTATATTTAGTTATATTTTTTTTGTCAAGTCTAAAATGTTTTTAATAATAAATATTCTCGTCAACAAAATATTTAT
Proteins encoded:
- the pheT gene encoding phenylalanine--tRNA ligase subunit beta; amino-acid sequence: MLLPIQWLKEYVQIENETKEISDRLTLTGSHVDAIIPLEKEFTKVVIGHIQSIEKHPDADKLVVTQVDVGEEELLQIVTGANNISVGDYVPISLVGARLPGGVKIKKGKLRGVPSNGMMCSTQELGIDDSVTPKGSKDGIWILHEGLTPGMDVKEALELRGEVLDIEITPNRPDCLSIIGMARETAATFRTPVKLPEIKIENEVDDIKDYMDSIEIKDENLCNRYYGRVIKDVKIEASPYWMQKRLMDVGIRPINNIVDVTNYVMMEMGQPLHAFDYDKLAGKQIIVKRAQDGQVFTTLDDEERKLTNDMLMICDAENEVAIAGVMGGGNSEVSDDTKTIFLEAANFNGRNIRLTAKALGMRTDASAKFEKDLDPGMVDKACDRACQLIEEIGAGTIVKGQIDTYPVKRTAWEVSVRPERVEKLLGTTIAVDDMVEILNYLQIESRIQDGVIVSTIPTYRNDIKIEADLIEEIGRINGFDGIEPKPFLGPLTKGEKSDSRKIEDLIKEVLHGQGLNEITTYSFISPKAYDKIELPEDSIKRKVVKILNPLGEDFSVMRTTLMPNMLEVLSKNYKHGVDKAWAYELGNSFIPTNEELLTLPHEIKSLCFGLYGNDVDFFKMKDMVEKILVRLGIDGCEYSAEKLNTAFHPGRTANLTRNNQLLGTLGEVHPKVLENYGIKERVYVAEINVELLVSLTTLTRTYKALPKYPAITRDIALVVERDLPVGEIEKVIKGVGGQLVENVSLFDIYTGEQIDADKKSVAYSIHYRSYEKTLQDDDIKETHDGILTALEEKLSATLRK
- a CDS encoding RNA methyltransferase produces the protein MLIESKQNKQYKEALALKTSRGRKKANSYYIEGIKLVEEALRNPDDIIKVFYQTGFGMKSEERALLEKLEDNKIIRFELPKPLFKEISDTEQTQGILAVLNQKWSCLDDFMKLDREKSTLLLLDRVQDPGNIGTIIRTAEALKVDGIIFRIGSADPFNPKVVRSTMGSILRMPLFKSEDIFVDLENIKKSGYRVFATNLEASEYLHETEFDSKNILIIGNEANGVDDELFNLSDKLLKIKMLGAAESLNAAIATGIILHEIQTKVYLPN
- the pheS gene encoding phenylalanine--tRNA ligase subunit alpha, with amino-acid sequence MKEKLNQIQAKALEALDQVADLGNLDNLRVQYLGKKGELTQILKGMKDLSKEERPVIGEMANQVRSAIENKIEDLKVNMKEKALTAKLEKEKIDVTMPAKATMTGHRHPLVQTIEELENIFRNMGFDVVDGPEVETVANNFDALNAPENHPSRDMTDTFYIGDNILLRTQTSPVQIRAMRQMQPPIKIVSAGRTFRFDDVDDTHSPMFHQMECLVVGEGITMANLKDTIDRFIKELFGEELPTRFRPHYFPFTEPSAEVDVVCQACKGDGCSECHGTGWSMELLGCGMVHPEVLRNCGIDPEKYTGFAFGCGIDRITMVKHGIKDIRLLFDNDMRFLNQF
- the zapA gene encoding cell division protein ZapA — translated: MSERHKVIVKINGRDYTIVGEEPESYIQGIGKHIDELVSEIMKNNSKLSDSMAAVLAAFTLADDLNKERRENHKLEKELDDFKKRWEEVDRHEDVFEKLKEKQKQLIEDKHKLELTIAEQKKTMEVQINEMKTHDNKKAKIEEELKIAQEKIFEVEHKYLQVKKELTELVSRMKE
- a CDS encoding TrkA family potassium uptake protein; this encodes MRQFVVVGCGRFGTSLAQTLYGLGYDVMAIDSSEERIQDLASSVTHAVQADALDENTLRTLGISNFDVAVITIGSNMQASIMATLIAKELGVKLVIAKAQNEVHAKVLQKIGADKVVFPERDMGARVAHNLVSSNILDYIEFAPDYSIVEIVVPEEWRDKTLRELKLPVSHGINVIAIKQGEELNISPYADEKIKADDILIVIGNNKDLQKLEKND
- a CDS encoding U32 family peptidase, encoding MKKYEILAPVGSRESFFAAISAGADAIYMGGKLFNARHYASNFEIDEIRELVKYAHLRCVKIYITMNTLLKDEELKETLEYIKDLYEAGVDALIIQDLGLYYILRKYCPEFEIHASTQMSIHNASGVAVCQKMGFSRVVLAREVKISEILKASKVGPELEVFVHGALCQSYSGQCLMSSMLGGRSGNRGRCAQPCRLPYEIVNVDSENTIGKTKYYLSPKDLCTIDKVSELLEAGVHSLKIEGRMKRPEYVATVVNHYKTKLEETERDSSDKMIEELMQIFNRGFTEGLAFNDRGADYFSEDKPNNRGIELGRVRASKNKNNWIIESSRGLESGDGIEFRFENKSYGMIIDEIKELKSNCYELYFKENLAGFTAYRTSQKKLIDKAQMWSKEKRIPHKVRLWIELKEGDTLKLRAFEEENEIWVSAEGDVPSQKAQKIGLSEEKIMQSLSKLKDTYFEFNEVNADIQEGLFLQVKEINSCRRKLVEKLEEIYHKRPELDSNREIVSDELFSKSKNSLRNKELYLSANYRDLSKFSKD